From a single Alkalihalophilus pseudofirmus genomic region:
- the cobA gene encoding uroporphyrinogen-III C-methyltransferase → MNKKGKVFLVGAGPGDPKLITVYGLKCIQKADVIAYDRLVNKELLNHAAQGAELIYCGKSPGNHSLMQEEINQLLVSKAFEGKSVTRLKGGDPCVFGRGGEEAEVLSNAGIPFEIVPGITSGIAAPAYAGIPVTYRNYATSFTMVHGAGRNDNGTDGLNWEALVNGSDTLAFYMGTRNLSYICEQMIIHGKDPKTLVAVIQEGTTANQTCVTGTLESIATIVIHEKIQHPAMIVVGEVVKFKEKLSWFSKEGEILDDSVRVTP, encoded by the coding sequence ATGAATAAAAAAGGGAAAGTTTTTTTGGTGGGGGCAGGACCTGGAGATCCTAAGTTAATTACAGTTTATGGACTTAAGTGCATTCAAAAAGCAGACGTCATAGCTTACGATCGTTTAGTTAATAAAGAGTTATTAAATCATGCTGCACAAGGTGCTGAACTTATTTATTGCGGGAAGTCTCCGGGAAACCATAGTCTTATGCAGGAAGAAATTAATCAATTACTCGTATCTAAAGCGTTTGAAGGAAAAAGTGTTACAAGACTAAAGGGTGGAGATCCCTGTGTATTTGGCAGGGGAGGTGAAGAGGCTGAAGTTCTCTCAAATGCTGGGATTCCTTTTGAAATTGTTCCGGGTATTACTTCTGGAATCGCAGCACCTGCGTATGCTGGTATTCCTGTAACTTACCGAAATTATGCCACTTCCTTTACTATGGTCCATGGGGCTGGAAGAAATGATAACGGCACGGATGGATTGAACTGGGAAGCGCTGGTTAACGGCAGTGATACTTTGGCCTTTTATATGGGGACTCGTAATCTGTCATATATTTGCGAACAAATGATCATTCATGGAAAAGATCCTAAAACTCTAGTGGCTGTGATTCAAGAAGGGACAACCGCCAATCAAACGTGTGTTACAGGTACACTAGAATCCATAGCGACGATTGTTATACACGAAAAAATACAACATCCTGCAATGATTGTCGTTGGTGAGGTTGTTAAATTTAAAGAAAAATTAAGCTGGTTTAGTAAAGAAGGAGAGATTCTAGATGACAGTGTTAGAGTTACTCCGTAA
- a CDS encoding cobyrinate a,c-diamide synthase — MVIAGTGSGVGKTTLTIGLMAAFKKRGLTVQGFKCGPDYIDPSYHTAVTKRVSRNLDSWMLDRNTVLDIMTHGSKGADISIIEGVMGFLDGKDPKNNKGSTADISMITQSPVLLVVNCASMARSAAAIVKGFQMLAEGTNIVGVIANRVGSEGHFKIVKTAIEQECNIPVIGYLKRELDIKIPERHLGLIPSIERGELDSFFEKLGDLIEETVDLEQLLELSKAPVLPNPKIYSLFTQRKEKVVQIAVAKDAAFNFYYPENLELLQSLGAEIVYFSPLANECLPDNSDGLYLGGGFPEEYAESLSHNKEVQHSIKTAIEKGLPTLAECGGFMYLTEAIETTSQEEFSMVGMIPGKVIMQHKLAALGYREITGENNNFLISGKEKARGHEFHYSTYHNKEIKEQIRHAYVTKGMRGTKQEGCLMHNLVAGYTHFHFASCKTMVEKWINKCKTSKAILQR, encoded by the coding sequence ATGGTTATAGCAGGGACAGGAAGCGGCGTTGGTAAGACAACACTAACCATTGGTCTGATGGCGGCTTTTAAAAAAAGAGGATTAACAGTACAAGGCTTTAAATGTGGCCCTGATTATATAGACCCATCCTATCATACGGCGGTCACAAAGCGAGTTTCTAGAAATCTCGATAGTTGGATGCTTGATCGAAATACGGTTTTAGATATTATGACTCATGGTAGTAAGGGAGCAGATATTTCCATAATAGAAGGTGTTATGGGATTTTTGGATGGAAAAGATCCCAAAAATAATAAAGGCAGTACAGCTGATATAAGCATGATTACACAAAGCCCTGTTTTACTTGTTGTTAATTGTGCAAGTATGGCAAGAAGCGCAGCTGCTATCGTAAAAGGATTCCAAATGCTTGCTGAGGGGACGAACATAGTAGGTGTTATTGCAAATAGAGTAGGTAGTGAAGGGCACTTTAAGATTGTTAAGACGGCTATTGAACAAGAATGCAATATCCCTGTTATTGGCTATTTAAAACGAGAGCTTGATATTAAGATTCCTGAACGACATTTAGGGTTAATTCCTTCAATTGAGAGGGGAGAGCTAGATTCCTTTTTTGAAAAATTAGGAGATTTAATAGAAGAGACCGTAGATTTAGAACAACTGTTAGAACTCTCAAAAGCTCCTGTTCTCCCTAATCCTAAAATTTATTCACTGTTTACTCAGAGAAAAGAGAAGGTTGTTCAAATTGCAGTAGCAAAGGATGCTGCTTTTAATTTCTATTATCCTGAAAACTTGGAATTACTACAATCGTTAGGGGCTGAGATCGTTTATTTTTCTCCTTTAGCAAATGAATGCTTGCCTGATAATAGTGACGGCTTATATCTAGGAGGTGGATTTCCAGAGGAATATGCGGAAAGTCTTTCTCATAATAAAGAGGTTCAGCATTCAATTAAGACCGCTATTGAAAAGGGACTGCCAACACTCGCCGAATGCGGAGGGTTTATGTATTTAACTGAAGCGATTGAAACCACTAGCCAAGAGGAATTTTCAATGGTTGGCATGATTCCAGGTAAAGTAATAATGCAACATAAGTTAGCGGCACTGGGTTATCGAGAAATTACCGGTGAAAATAATAATTTCTTAATAAGCGGAAAAGAAAAAGCCAGAGGTCATGAGTTTCATTACTCTACTTACCATAATAAGGAGATTAAGGAGCAAATACGTCATGCGTATGTAACGAAGGGAATGCGAGGTACCAAGCAAGAAGGTTGTTTGATGCATAATCTTGTAGCAGGGTATACTCACTTTCATTTTGCTTCTTGTAAAACGATGGTTGAAAAATGGATTAACAAATGTAAAACCAGTAAAGCCATTTTGCAACGCTAA